Part of the Henckelia pumila isolate YLH828 chromosome 2, ASM3356847v2, whole genome shotgun sequence genome is shown below.
TTCCTGAGAACATGTGTGATCTTTTCTTTGAAAACATCCGTCTCTGCAGGAGTCCAAAAAACCCATCCAAAATACTCTTTCGATATGGACAAAGAATTATCAAGCGTCAAGTATTGTTTGAATTCATCAACGGATGAATGAATACTCTTCATAGCACCCATCCAGTTTCTTTCTGATTGGATACGATTCCCAAGATCGAGATAACATTGTTGCTGGCCGTCTCCATACATGTACGTCTTTTTTAATAGCAAAGCTCAAAGACAGATTATTATACATGTCTCCCACACGCATATTAACCAGTTTACATGAAAAATCATGTGCAAACCACCAGGCAGTCTAGCTAGCTACACCATGTGATTAATTTTCATGCAgacattgtttggtttgatgtattattaatttatgCATAACTTATTCCAAttaatttcgccttattttcgtcatattatttatctatttattaattattaattttacatcaattaaatcaaataaattataatctatcaatcaaatcaaataatatattaactattttttcttatttatttttaatttatattatattacttatttatGGATTACTTATtttatcactcaaaccaaacggtgttTTAATAGTATTAAGTACTATATATAGAGTGAAACAACAACAGAGGATCTATATTTCAAGAATCGAAGGGTATCTCATGTTAGGTGGCAGCTGGTTGGTGGATGTTGGGAAAGAGTGCATTAAATTTCACTCGGTTttcttttcctataaatagccAGCCTCCCATTCAGTTTTGATCATctcattctttttttcttttgtattaacaaagagagaagaaaataaagagagaaaaaaaaaaaagagttttttttttcggaaatctcttgtgtgagttagagaagtatttctcggtaatactcggggtttgAGTTTGGTGaaatatagtgttttgtatacacttataatatttctccggttaaTAATATTGCAgtagctccgtggacgtagcctatattgggtgaaccacgtaaatccttggtgttcttgttgattattttattccgcaattttattatcgtCATGGTAGCTCcagcataatccataacaactggAATCAAAGCTGTTACGGTGTCCGAagccttggtgaaaaatttcttaaaattttgagtatgCTATGTGGTTGCAGCCttgtctgatcttccacatcaaaaaagattttttaaaattttattaaggcaggTGAAGCGatggctacatcaacctctatccggGGTGAAATTTGTAGTGAGCTTATTTCACACAAAATGTCTCGCAGATCATCGCGATCAAACCGACATTCAGGATCTTCGAGAATCACCGATGAACAGATCAATGATCTCGTTCTTCGGTTGCAGCTAATTCTTCCTCAGATGCATAATAACCACTCAAACAAGGTGTTTGTCTCacttcatttttttaataatgcgtgtttattaaaatatttgtaatatGAACTTTTTGGTTCATATGATTATTTGTAATGATGCACACATGTTAATGAAGTATATACGTATACAGTTAATTAGTAGTGCTTGACACTCGGACACTCATGGAATATTTAACATAGAAATATAATACACgaaaattgtaattttagttatgtaTGTTTGTTTTAATTGttgatatttttagtttttttttttcctacaATATGCTGATTTAACTATGTACACGTTTAGAAGTTATATGCCGACGAAGAAAAAAAgactaaattaaaaaaaaatattacaaaattatttaaatttgaaactTTCATCATTATATAACTACCTAGCTAAAAgcttatattttcaaaaattttacagATTCCAGCAGCTCAAGTGCTACAAGAGACATGCAGTTACATTCGAAATCTGCATGAAGAAACTTTCTTGCAAAATGAATATTTGAGATTTCATGAGTTCATCATCAAATTTTGTTttcgttttgttttgttttagaATCTAATATTTGTTcgtttaattgtttatttttctTGGGTTAATTAAGACAAAAATCGATGTAATAAGAGCCTTAGAGGGGTTTCATGCTGGGGAACATATTTCCTACTTTTCTATTCCTCTTTGGAAATCatacataaatattaataaactaGACATCATGTGATGTGTTTTAATCAATTTTCGGAAACGACAAATTCTTGTCCATACTGTctttatatatattgaaaacacaaaaatataaacaattttGGCGGCCAAAATGTTgggaaaattctaaaatttataaaaaaaactttaaggaaaaattgcaaatttagtcctatatatttgttattttgcgattttggtcctttatgttttcacatttttgttttagtccgctatctttatttttttggcaaatttagtctttttttccgacgtggcgctgacgtggcaccaattcagtgctgatgtggagctgacgtgtacagtgccacgtaagcattttcgaataaaaaggaccgaaattgccaaaaatcagaacatgcaggactagaactgaaatgtgaaaacatagagggccaaaattgcaaagtgacaaacataccggactaaatttgcaattttcccaaaCTTTAATTTGGTCCtttgattaattaaaatttgGTTATAAATGCagttaattgttttttttttttgttgctcAACCAGTCTGATTTTTCCGAAATTCTTAATTTAAACGATATATAACAACAATATGAGACGTTATGTTAGTAAGTTGGATTAAACAAGAAAATACCAATTATTGCACTATGTCCATCAATTAATTAaggaaaaattacaaatttagtccgatatgtttgtcactttgcgattttattCCTCTATGTTTTtacatttcaattttagtcctgcatgttttgattttggcaatttcggtcttttttattcgaaaatgcttacgtggcactgtacacgccAGCTcaacatcagcactgaattggtgccgtcagcgccacgtcggaaaaaggactaaaattgccaaaaaaataaagatagcggactaaaactgaaatctgaaaatataaaggactgaaattgcaaagtgacaaacatacagaaccaaaaaagcaattttcccatTAATTAAATCTATGGTTCAAAATTAACCTTCAACTATAGGAAACTTACTTGATCCTTGGTTTTAATTGGATTTTTCCCCACAAATATAAATTTAgtgtaattatattttatttgaaaacttTATTgtacataaaattatattttatattatcactATATATAATACCCAAagaacaacatatatatatacatatatatatatatatatatatgaagtcATGGTGTAATTTTAGATTTTCCTAGCTACAAAATACCGTTTATCTTATAAAAAAAACTACATGATTTtactatatattaataaaattaattttatggcactagtagaaaaatcacgtaagacttcggttaataaccgaagtcgtaggcACTTAATTAtcgaagtagtgtcacgtgaagtaatatgGTACTTTTTTACTTCGCTGAATCATCGAAGTCTTATACCTTAAATTAACGAAGTCTTTGGTCATTTTTTGGAGGCAGAATTGGACCGGTGCCgaagtaaaaatatatattttacttcgctaATTTCATAAGTTACGAAGTCAAATATATTCTTATACTTCGTCAATTAATGAatttgccgaagtaaaaactaTGATTTTACTTCGGGTTTTGGACGAAGTTAAATATTGTCtattacttcgttaatttcgtATATAACCGAAGTAAAATGTATTCTTTTACTTcgatttttaatcaaatttttgaAGTTAAATATTGTCTATTACTTCAGTAATTTCAATAATATACAAagtgaaataatatttttttacttcgttaatttcttATATTACCGTATTAAAATGCATTCTTCTACTTCGTCTATTAATAAAATTACTGaagtaaattatttatttaacttcACCATTTAATTTGAGTGAAGTAACATATGTTTCACTACATTAAAATTTAGATACAAAAATAACAcaacataaatatatttttgaaatttaaaatagactaataaaattcataaattatccatcccaaaatgacaaacatccaTAAATTTACAAGTATATCTACCaaaaataacccaaaaatatgcatgtatccACAAGTATTTCCACAAAACTAGTGTATTCacagaaacaaaacaaaatattatCCCAACGTGCATGACACATTTAGGCACCTACACAGAAGTAGACGAATTCACTTCATTCACTTCTAACttcatcaaattgatcttggtTGTAATATTAGTTCTTGATGGATCCTGCAaactgaaatgtaaaaaaattaGATAGCTCAGTGTCAATTAGAATGATTTTCAGGAAACAAGTAATAGTGAGAGAAGATGTTATGGCTTGCCCCAATCTATGAACCCGATTCTGAACACACCGATACTTATTTAGATTTTAGGTGGTCCATGCTAATGGAAGAGAATAAGTAAAAGTTTGTCAATGATATGATAAAATGAAGACAGTGaacactagtagaaaaatcgTAAAAGAACATTTAAAAGCAATCAGAAATTGCCATGTTCTGGGAAAAAACAATGTTGCAAAGTCATGGAAACAACATATAATGGAATTAATTTTGACATGCATGATTTACAATTAACTAGTATTGCAAAATATAACAGTTCATATTTTACTTCAGCATCTTTGAATACATAATATTGCATCatttaataaatcaaggctGAATACAAAACTTTtagctaaaaattttaaatactaTACATTTTGTTAAATAGTTTTAATAGTTTTTGAGTCTTGTCGTCCTCTTTCAAGTTTGATCATCATGTTTAAATAAAAGCAAAACATCGTATCTACATAATGCATCAAATTGTTCACATCAATTTTATCTAAATTACACCGAAAATACTATGACCATCACAAAACTATATATCCTCTATGTGTTCTATGGTTTCTCAAAACACTGGACTTCACCATGCCATTGCCATTTACATTTGTTTAACAGCGTTTTCAAGGTCATTTCCTCGGCATGAAAAAATAGAGTTAACATGATTCAAGAGAATCAAGACAAAAATACGGAGTACAGATCGGTTATGGACTGTAAAGTTAACTTCTAGCTAGGATCCACCGCCATgttaaagaaaaaaatgaattaCAGTATATACCTTGACATGTCAATGCTTTTCCATCTCCCAAAGTCCAAGCTGAAGAGTATGATAACTTGCTTCTTTCCATTAGAAGCAGCAAATCTTGACAGGTTCTTCGCGTACTCAATCACCATACCCTGTCGAGAGAAAATGTATTGTTGAGAGAGAAAAACGAAAATATAATTAACACGAGTTGAGAAAGAAATCACCATTCAAAAATCTCTCATGCTATGTATTCTTGTAAACCAAACCATGCATTTATAAGAGACTTCAGTTTATATTTCAACttagttgtataaatcaaaagAGAAAGACACAAAACAACACTCACATTAGGGTTTGAATAACAACTATATTTTTTTCACCTTTCTGGCCCAAACCATATGTCATTGCTGCAGCTGTTGGTTCATTAATAATCCTTAAAACATTCAATCTGGAAATCGTTCCAGCATCTTTAATGGCTCGTCTCTGGGCATCATTAAAGTAAGCTGCAAGAAGGTAGGATAATTTCAGTAAAGACACAATGCCTAGCTATCCATCGTCTAACATTACAAGACTTCAAAGACCAAAGCTTACCAGGAACGGTGATAAAGAACTCACAAAGATGAGTTGGATGACTTAGCTAGATCCAATTCAAAGGGCTCATCTGGGTATAAattcttacaaatttcttctgATGTCTTGATCAAAGTTCCTCCCACAGTAGAAACAACATTAGAATTGTACAGAATTCTCCCATTGAACTTCTCACAGTCAGATTTGTACAAGACCTGGAACATTGAGATCACTAATTAATTTACAATTAATCAGTTGATCTAATGTAGAGTCGAGTAAAATAAAAGCAAACTACAAAACTAAAGTACACAAGCATACTGGATTTAGCCTGTGGCAATTCCAAATCCATTCGCAGTCTAATGGAACCACCAATGGGCCTTCACACAGTGGGGATTCAGAATGTTGCCAGCAAAGGAAGACAACAAGTATTGTACCTGAAGGGTTATAAATTAGACAAATTAAATGGAAAGTATAACAACATCATGTGTTTCAATGTACTGAGTACAATACCGAAAACCACTGCATAAACTGAAAATTGTAGAATCCAAATTTATGGCATCAAGAATACGCAAAAAATCATAGTTGGATCACAATATTACTATCATT
Proteins encoded:
- the LOC140882558 gene encoding uncharacterized protein; the protein is MVWARKGMVIEYAKNLSRFAASNGKKQVIILFSLDFGRWKSIDMSSLQDPSRTNITTKINLMKLEVNEVNSSTSV